The Pyrus communis chromosome 5, drPyrComm1.1, whole genome shotgun sequence region aagccatggaagaagcacattcaggtatgtgtggggcacatcaatctggaccaaagctacatttccagcttaaaagaatgggttactactggccgagcatggtgaaggactgcctggaacacgccaaaaggtgccaagcctgccaattccacgccaacttcatacatcaaccgcctgaaccattacaccctacagttgcttcatggccgttcgacgcatggggattggacgttgtaggaccaattacgccaaagtcatctgcagaggaagcttacatcctagctgcaacagattacttctccaagtgggctgaagccatacctttaagggaagtaaaaaaggaaaatgttgttcgtttcatcaaggagcatatcatccatcgatatggggtgcctcgctacattatcactgacaacggaaagcagttctccaaccgactcgtggacgagctttgcaacaaatacaagttcaagcagcacaagtcttccatgtatcatgctccggccaacggccttgcggaagcattcaacaagacgctgtgcaacctcctgaaaaaggtaatcggccgaacaaagagagactggcatgaaagaataagtgaagcactttgggcatataggactacacataggactcctacccaagctacaccttattctctcgtatatggcgtagaagctgttctaccgcttgaaagtcaaatcccctcattaaggatggctatacaagaaggcttgactgatgaagaaaatgcaaagttgcgccttcaggagttggaagcgctggatgagagaaggctcgaagctcaacaacacttggaatgctaccaagcacggttagccaatgcattcaacaagaaagtccgcccaaggtctttccaagccggagatctcgtgctggcattgcgtaggcctatcattacaactcataagacaaaaagcaagttcacatcaaagtgggatggaccctacgtaatacaagagatctacaccaatggcgcctacttaatcatggcagaagacgggttgaagatcggccccatcaacggcagatttttgaagcgctactacccctaaagcaaacgcaccacgctcctggcccgcaagagcataaactgtgtacggcaaaatcatcaaaaaaaaaccatcactcatttgaactacgtcatgacttgatccctcctcaaccaagggtacgtaggcaacttgaaacttcaaaacttcaagtacagtcacatctcaaaaaaaaaaaaaaaaaaaaaaaaaaaaacgctttgaagaataaagagcaaattcaagaatgcaaacattttatttctttgaaggaaaaagtctgattacaaaagaaaaagggcaaAAGACACTACTCGAaaactatgtccctaaaactaaGGAGGCGgtcttcaagcaagccttccaaagcCTTCAAAGTCTCTACCTTAGTGAGAGACAGGATGGGCAACTCCATAGCCatgtctttctcttgttctaggcgtgaaatCTCCTCTTGGCATTGAGAAAGTGTAACTCCCTGCTCCCCGAGAacactttcaagttttgatgCCTCGATGCCAAGCTGTTCTTGTTCTCGCATCAACGTATCTAGACGTACCCGGACGGAAGCTAAAGAAGTCTCTGTAGATTGATAATCTCCCGAAGCAGCTTGCTGAGAAGACCGGGCTTGGGTTAGTGACAAGTCTATTGCAGCAAGTTGGTGAGCTCTAACATCTGGACTCAACTTCTTCGAGGAAATAACACgcaaggaagaatactcagttgaGGCGGCCATAATTTCGGCAATCTtgatcttcaaggatgaagaatcAATGTTAAGATTGTCAATTGCAGAAATAAGTTTCGACAAGTCCTCTTTAAGCAACGCAAGGTCCTCCGACGGGCATTTCAAAATCCTCCCCtcaatatggctcttgataTCCATTGCCGCACGAAGATTGATGCGATGAATAAGCTGCTCAGTACCACTAAGGTTTGGCCCTCTCAGAGAGATCTCAGAGCTAGCTGGCAAAGGTGTAGAATGCATGACAGGATCTTGCATGCCTCCACCTACACACGGCAAACTTGGGAAACTTGACGAACTTAGGATAAGCTCTGTACCAGGTGGATCCCCAATCTCCTCGCCTGTGGGTAGGTCGCCTCCAAATAGCATCTCCGTATAAGAATAAATACCTGTGGTCGCCaagtcaaaagaacaagaaggcccaacctaaagaaaacaaagaaagctgttagaaacaaaagctagaacaatgaaagcagaagaagtcataagagagaagaagatgcataCGTCTTTCCCAAACGACACACTACCATCGAGTTGAGGGAGCCTaaacacttctttcttcttatgatGAAAATTGACATCGCTATCAGCCTGAGCGCCTTCAAGACGTCGCTTGTTTAAAACTTGTTGACCCTGccgcaaaacaagtccatcttcgtgcgaatcaacttcatcaccagcctcttcagatacatccagatGTTGAGAAGACAAGCGTGGGCATTGAGGGACTAAAACCACTGGTCTATCTTGCAAAGTAGCAGCACTCGCGCAATCAAAAGATATCAGTTGTGTAGGAACCACAGAACACCCCTCCTTCAATACATTAAGGtgtgaatgagaagaattggtaCCACTTGCCATCCCCGAATTCTCATAATAtacctttgaccaccaactTACGTAAGCACATGTTACTGGACTACTCTTGAACTCGTCTTTTGCCGGCAGGGTGATAgaagcatttgtacatgcacgggtacaagactcccaatgcatatacacggcttgcaaggagtctaattggtttttttccttcagcttgcctggcacatgttggacaaaaccaaattgcctgCTGAAACGGTGGGGACTATACGACTGAACAATGCATCGATCTTCTTGCCGCAAAGAAACATACCCTGAGCGAAGACTTATAAGATAAGATAAGTCTGAGAAGCGAAGATGCGAATCGTCCATGATGCCTCGCCGCACCAAGCCAACTCGCGCCAGATAGTCCATCTTCAAGCCTTCGCAGCTTCTAAACAGTGCTTGCGCCTGGGAATCATCGAAGCTCTTCGAAGAAAGCACGCCAGAATACTTCGTCATCAAATGCCCTAACTTGTttagagttgaagaaaaaaaatgagtgccaaagtactcacccaaccaaCTATACACATAGTGGTAGGGAAGAACCGCAGCACGATCTTAAGTGTTTGCCGAGTTCGAAACAACACTCAAGCCGTTATAAATATTGGCCAAAACCGGGATAGCAAGACTGAAAGATTCACCTGCAGCCATCTTGCTAGCAACTTTGAAAACCCCAAGACGAACAAGGTTGACGTCGCcgattggaaaaacaaacttacaaagccaacaagctaagaaagcagctaggtaagattcttccacatGCTCTGATGCTATGCCAAGGTCCTCAAACGCTCTCAACTCGGCGGGGGAACGGCGCCTAGCTGAACCAATGGCACCAGACGGATATGAGTCTCCCTTTGGCTTAGTGGTTTTGTTGCAACTTCTTCTCTTCGAGGACTTCTTGTACCTTGTGTCCTCCCAATACCAGAAGCGGATCCATGAAGACATTTTCACGCCTGATTTGCCTTGAGCATCTTGGGAAAGCTTGTGGTATGCCCAAAATAAACAGCGACAACTCGCAGGCAATCCTCGGTTATTGCAGAGAGAAAGTTCCTCCGCACTAGGAACGACCTTGTCATAAAACTTACCTTGGATTGGCAATCCCCCTATCTTGtggagatcccaaagtgaaattgacatcTCTCCTTGAGCTGTATGAAGCGTGTTAGTCGCTGAACACCAATGCTCGAAGAACGCGTGAATGACAGAATGATGGAgatcataactaaacaaagatgCGTACACGGCATGGTAAATGCCCATGCTAGTAAGCACATGTTTAGATCGGcccaagacatcttcaagccactcccaATAAGACTCAGCAAAAACAGCTTCTCCGATAGTCGACAAGACATCATTCCAAGCCATAGCTCCGCTGCGGATGTGATCTCCAAGAAGTTTAAACGGAGCCGGATGATTGTCACGAGCATGGTGCGAAGggttcaagataagaatcccCAGTGTGCACGCCTTCTTCTCCGTATTTGATCGAACGAAGTCTGCCACCTTccaagatacttcagaagaccacGACTTAATATGCATGGAGTTGTCTTTTGTAGGAAGAGCAAGCGCCTTAAGGCCAGTCAGTGGGGCGTAAATCTTCAGCGttgttcccctatcttgcgaaTCACCTTCCTTCGCGagaatggtgatggtgttgctcttaaaacatttgaaaaataccatgatcgcaaaaaaaaaaaaaaataaataaaataaaataaaatgtcacAAAACTTGAACAGCAGGACAACAGACAGTGCAATAGTGTGCAGCGAACAGTGCAGCGATGACGGTGCAGCAAGCAGCAGCAAGAGGCACaacaacgtcaccaccgaggaaaattatgatcaaaaggcactacacagcataaactcgctgcagtcttttgcataaccccacacggtaaaagtgacacactgcaacaagctccaagcagcgGCAAAAGGCATTACACAGCAAAATCCCTTTGTAATATTTGCACAACACAACTCTTTCTACACCACCAATTTATGCGTTCCTGGGTTCTTCGTCGGTTTGACAGCCTCAGCCTTGCAGAtcactataaaaaataaaaaaaataaaaaataatgatgttgggaagcatctttcaaaagaaaaaggaaaaaaaaaaaaaaagaggtagcAATAATGATGTTGGGAAGCACCTTAATAAAAAAGAGGTAGCAATAATGATGTTGGGAAACATCTTTCAAAGACAGCACCAGCTGCCAAACCGCCTTCCGCATGTGCCATCAATGGAATTTTTGTAACAATTTGAGGCCCGTGGAGACTGAGTCAAGCAAAGCAGACTTTCGATGCGTTTCTGGATTCTTCGTCGGTTTGGCAGCCTTAACCTTGCAGCCTCAAccttcttacaaaaaaaaaaaaaactgacgatgtagaataaaaaataataaaataaagtaaaaggaaatgattatgttgggaagtaatgatgaaagtaaagaataaaaaaaaaaaacattttggtGGATCAACGCCACcgaaagcaaaagcaaaagtaaaataaaataataaaaaataataaaataaagtaaaaggaaatgattatgttgggaagtaatgatgaaagtaaagaataaaaaaataaaataaaaaaaataaaaaataaataaaaaaacattttggtGGATCAACGCCATCGAAagcaaaagtaaaataaaataaaataataaaaaataataaaataaagtaaaaggaaatgattatgttgggaagtaatgatgaaagtaaaaaaaaaaaaaaaaaaaaaaaaaaaaaactttggtggGACAGCaccatccaaaaaaaaaaaaaaaaaaaaaatatatatatatatatatatatatatatatatatatatatatagatataaatgaatggtggatcagtgccaccgaaagcaaagaaaagcaaaaaaaaaaataataataataataataataataaataataaaataaaataaaaaggaataatgatggacggtgatgtatatgttttatctgtatttagcacaatacactgaataaaataaagtatgtccattaatctccaagaaattacaagtgtgtacaaaaacaaaacaaaaaaaaaaaaaaaaaaaaaaaaaaaaaagatggagctttcacaaaggatgttcacgtgaagccccattacttggcaaaactctagaagcggaaggcatcggagcagaaggcatcggaacgggaggcattgaagctagagcattccaggcctcaatactgggtggaacgctagatgacccaggaaaaaggtgcctctggaggaaagacgaaaacctttgacggtcactttgaatctgaccttcagactcttgcagctcatcaagcttcctcttcatgcccgtcgaatagttgtttgcaagcacgtgcaaacttctattctcatacttcagctgcttgatctcttgcttgagactttccacctctgccatcaacgattcaacctgacgggagcgagcaagtaggcgttggcccatgttggacacagagcctgcacactgaacgctgagagcgagggactcttgaacggccaactcatcggaccgtcctgaaagcagcctactatccttaggagtgaggaggtttctagctactatcgtagctgttgttgcatccgtcatcatggagtcttcacctgtaagaggaccgttagaagataaaaaagaagggcgccatacattaccttgacagggtgcaaccggatcgctgctgagactcaaatctaagcaaaggttcgatgagttagtcatttttcaaaggtgttcagagagaaggggtggatggagataattctcaaaaggccggagacgattttcaagaatgggcaattttcagagtgtgtatgttggagtgatcgatacctctgtaaaaagccaagcgacacgaccaccgattcaaaaatccggattttcctgcgtgaagttcggcgacgcgttcgcggcttttctgaaaatgcgttcaactttgtcaaaagatatctgacaaagtcgagaacacgtggaggccatcatcgcaactacacgtctttagccgacaagcgcaaagttcggcgacgctttctctgcttttcagaaaacgcgtgcaactttgtcaaaagtggcgctcgttcagaaatcgaagaggcgtcgtttagatatcgaagagacgtttgtcgacaagggtaaaagaacggtaccactacttgctattaagaaatccttatatgtgtcgaccttcgtctcttatggcaaggcggacctgaagaaaatgcccaactcttcctcatctctgagggcgcactcccagcaaagcctctcgaaatactcaattcttcttcttcccttgagaaaacctattcaacctttgaagataccagatgcctggagtacagatgaggcaggaggaaatggtagatcgaagcatgtggacataagcgcaacaaatatatgtgctgattcattcgctgcttcttcaaaagcaaaagtatctcacatcatcaagggcgaaagcaaaggtatctcatatcatgttttttccctgtcttttcctttgtctttgttattactcgcatggcaaagtgaaagagagcagtcagcggcacttggagtcagtcttccgatctggaaccgactacctggaatctattcctgattgcttacctagtattgctctcgagtagtcatcttcaacggttgatacactgccagagaagggacaaggaaacttcaatctttcccATTCGTATTCgtattggaaagattgaacaaagaaacaggtcagcacctccacctcgtacttgcctgccatatcctgaaaccgctcgtagaccttcggggggagaccaaaagaatcatgctgcccagttcaagagtagcacaaaggaaaatcaacgagcggaggagaccagaaaaatcctccagcccagttcaagatcaagcctcaatggcccttgaagaaatcacaagtccgattcaaaatcaagtgttcaccacccttgaatcaaattcaactccagataaaaggagtaagttcagaccttcggaggagaccaaaagaatcttccagcccagttcaagattaagcttgtggaaaatcaacgattggaggaaaccagaaaatcttccagtcgaactcaagatcaagccttgatggcccttgaagaaatttccagcccaattcaagatcaagccccgacggcccttgggttgacatctacattaagggacttcaaaacgcttcttctacacgtgacaaacacatgtcaacgacgcgccttgaagtgggggcatttgtagacatcgaaatttcggtgaaatgaatgttgaccaataattaaaatttcaacgctcacgtgtcacataaattttacatgtaacgtgtgactcaacgaaaaatcgaaataaattggaaaagtcatcaaataggacacgtgtcaatacctggcagaaatgatttatttcatctgattatttaaatccaaaaatcaatttttggaattctataaataggaagccaagacaTTCATTTTAGGGAagggaggaagaaaagaaagaaagaaaggaattcacatcacaccaaaaccttgaagccttgaaactctaaagctctcaagcaaatcccgaaggatcaagaaagcactcttcgttcttcgtcaaatcctccttcaaggtcaagctccaacggcccttgaagaaatccacacaaccattattcaagatcaagccccgacggcccttgaagaaagtgttcatcattcatcatccgttcatcctaagatcaagccccaacggccctttggatcaacaacctcaacaaattcacacatccaatcgttcttcaagattaagcccaaaagccttgaagatccgttcatccatcaaccttcaagatcaagcccaaaagcccttgaagaaatccgaACTTAATAGCTCCCTCCCTCTTCCCATCTCATAACcgcaaaaaatatgaaaaaaagctggcCAGCCTGCTTGGATTGTGGAATTTGATtacttgaagaagaaaaaagtcaGTGAGATGATCCCCCGATGCACACGAGAGCCTGTAAATATTGCATGAACAGTTAAGCACTACCAAACAAATATTCAACGGCATGGAACATAAGCTTTGTGAATGTGAATACTTGTGTGTTAGGCTTGAAGATTTTGTTTGTTGTACGTATAATACCGCATGTcatattattattctattaaAATTGTAACatgtgtatttattttttagatttAATCATATCAATATTGTCATATACTCTTATGTAACACGTCAAATGTTACACTTTGTGGCAAGTGTTCAGCGTACATATGCAAATTAATTTCTTATCTGTGTGACTTGTGAGAATTTACAAGTTACAACTAGGGCTGACGCGGCAAGGCGTGTTTCATTTAGGGCTTTTGAAGATGGAGAGAAACGGCTCGAAGCGCCAATGGCCATAAAGCATGCACTAGTGCTTGGAATTAGAGATAGAGAAATCACGTGAATCGGGCTCTACTATCATCAGGACGGCTTTGCGTTGCGAGAAAGAGTAACGTAAAAAATCATACTCATATTTTAGTAGGAAGAAGCCATTAGTTTTTTTAAGGAGCGTGGAATCCATGTTTTATTAGAAAAACTCATAAAACATTTAGTAAATTACTGCCGATTAACCATAACTAAGCTATAACTCTTTCTAATTCGTTTTATGGTGAgattaattatttgattaattatGGTGATGATTTGGATCCTAATTCTTATCCAAAGTAGTGTCAAGAAGTATGGTGAATGctctagcttttttttttttattgccgTTGGACGGAGGTAACGGGCACGCGATGGTGGTGCACGTGGGACTTAAAATTTGTGGTTCAGTGAATGAGTTTATGGTACACCACTTACTAATCCTCCATCTGTCATGCAACATGAATGAGTTCAATACGCACACCCTAATTCTTTTTCTCACACTTTGTGTATATAAATTAACACGCTGCGTAAACCCATCGACCATCCTCGGCTAGTAGTCCTTTAATTTTCTCTGCATGATAAGTCGAGAGGAAGAGATAGAGAGAGCTCTAGGGTTTCTCATCACCAACTGAGTCCTCCTCCTTAGCTTCTTCTACATAAATATCACCCTCTTAATTTCcgttgtgagagagagagagagagagagagagagagagagagagagagattatcaGTTTGAGTTTTCTTAGTTAGGGTTTACAGATCTAGAGAGATTATGGCTACAGTAGCAGACAGTCACCATCCTTGGGCATTTACATTTGGAATTCTAGGTAAACAAAAGATGCATAAGTAGGTGTACATTACTCattgagatttttctttttttcttttttttaatttttgttacatTAGAGAGTTTCGAACTCTGTACTTAACATACATCTACCGATCACCCTATTCATCCTGACCACTAAATTAACTGCGAGTGGCTTGTTAAATACTAGTTGTTtccatgaaattttttatttgaagcaGGTGAGTTATTGTGATGGGAACTAGCTAGCTGGGTGTACCAAATGAAAGAGTAGAACAAACACGATATAGTGCCACATACGTGTAGTGTCATTTTTGGTGTTCGATCATATGTATTTGTTTGAGTGCCACATACGTGATCTTGTTTGTTATTGTCATATTCTTCTCTCAGTTATGACACCTTTGAAACCTAGTTGCCCGCATTTGTTACCTAATCTTGGTCATCATCTTGGCCATATTCTTTTTCGGATCCGTTTGTGAATTGTCTGAAATGACCACTTTTTCTTTACAGAAAAGCCTAGCTAAATACATATATTTACAAACCATGCGACAATAAATTTTCTTTGTATGTACACTATTCAAAGATTAGTTGTCCAATTTTTACTTCTTAATTTGTAGGTAAGTTTTTATGTTAAGTAACATTGTAAATCAGTGTGATCTTTGATGATCAACCTTCCTCACCACTATATATTATGTTACCcactaataaatatataaagaatgaaagtgttatttattttaattaaaagtttttGATAGTTAAGAAAATTCCATCTGAACGACCACtactaatattatttcttttgatGATGCCAGGAAATCTAATATCAGCCATGGTTGACTTATCCTCAGTGTAAgtgatacatatatatatttttttattttttataaaaggaatatatatattgtgtgtgtgtatagagAGACATATAACCAActtgttaattattaaatgcaGGCCGACATTTTATCGAATTTACAGGAAAAAATGAACGGAAGGATTCCACTCGGTGCCATATCTGGTAGCATTGTTCAGTTCCATGCTTTGGTTCTACTATGCGTTGGTAAAAACGAATGCTATGATGCTCATCACCATTAACTCATTCGGAAGTTTTGTAGAGATCATCTACATCGTCATGTTCGTTGTTTATGCACCAAAGGAAGCTAGGGTTCGTATATTTCatgtttaatatttatttttctctctatatatatacatatatatacatatatatttatgttctaATTCCATAAACTTACTGCGTGCAGAAGTTGACAGTGAAACTATTTGGTATTATGAACGTGGGACTTTTCACCATGATCCTTGTCGTTTCTCACTTTCTAGTGGGGAGTGCATACCGGGTCCCAATTCTTGGATGGATTAATGTTGCCATTTCTACCGGTGTTTTGTTTGCGCCCTTAAGCATTGTGGTAAGTGAATCAATCATACACATGACCCTATTAGTTGTTagtgttctttttcttcacattctcagttttttattttttattattttttaagtgtattaagataataaaCTACTAAATTTAGGTGCAATATGAACCGTaacagtttttaattaattttacttGCATCCCTAGCGCATATCAATAACTACatattcattcaatttattatttgtattgcAGGCACAGGTTATCCGAACAAGAAGTGTGGAATTTATGCCATTTGGCTTGTCATTTTTCCTCACATTGAGTGCCGTTATGTGGTTTGCATATGGATTGCTCCTCAAGGACATATGTGTTGTAGTAAGTATAATTACACTAAATTAAATCCTTTTTCAAATCAATCATCCCTATATAAAAACAGTATTAACCACAATTAATTTGTCACATGTAGATTCCAAACGTTCTGGGTTTTGTGTTGGGACTGCTTCAGATTCTGCTGTATGGGATATACCGAAACCGAGAACAGGTGATAATAGACGATCATGAGAAAAAGCTACCGGCTGCTACACATGAGAACGTGAAAAACATTGTGATCATAGCCACATTAGCAACTTCCGACGTTCATCCGGTGGATGATCAACCGAACAATCGCTACAACACCGACGTTAATAATAACGCCGCCATTAGAGACGCAAAGGAGCATGAACAAACGGATGATCATCGTCATGTGGAAAATGCTTCCGTCGAGCTTCAACTTAGGTTGAACCAAAGCATTCGTTTTTACCAAAACTTCCGAATGAGTTAATGGTGATGAGCATCATAGCATTCGTTTTTACCAACGCATAGTAGAACCAAAGCATGGAACTGAACAATGCTACCAGATATGGCACCGAGTGGAATCCTTCCGTTGATTTTTTCCTGTAAATTCGATAAAATGTCGGCCtgcatttaataattaacaagTTGGTTATATGTCTctctatacacacacacaatatatatattccttttataaaaaataaaaatatatatatatgtatcacTTACACTGAGGATAAGTCAACCATGGCTGATATTAGATTTCCTGGCATCatcaaaagaaataatattagtaGTGGTCGTTCAGATGGAATTTTCTTAACTATCaaaaacttttaattaaaataaataacactttcattctttatatatttattagtgGGTAACATAATATATAGTGGTGAGGAAGGTTGATCATCAAAGATCACACTGATTTACAATGTTACTTAACATAAAAACTTACCTACAAATTAAGAAGTAAAAATTGGACAACTAATCTTTGAATAGTGTACATACAAAGAAAATTTATTGTCGCATGGTTTGTAAATATATGTATTTAGCTAGGCTTTTCTGTAAAGAAAAAGTGGTCATTTCAGACAATTCACAAACGGATCCGAAAAAGAATATGGCCAAGATGATGACCAAGATTAGGTAACAAATGCGGGCCAACTAGGTTTCAAAGGTGTCGTAACTGAGAGAAGAATATGACAATAACAAACAAGATCACGTATGTGGCACTCAAACAAATACATATGATCGAACACCAAAAATGACACTACACGTATGTGGCACTATATCGTGTTTGTTCTACTCTTTCATTTGGTACACCCAGCTAGCTAGTTCCCATCACAATAACTCACCtgcttcaaataaaaaatttcatggaAACAACTAGTATTTAACAAGCCACTCGCAGTTAATTTAGTGGTAAGGATGAATAGGGTGATCAGTAGATGTATGTTAAGTACAGAGTTCGAAACTCTCTAatgtaacaaaaattaaaaaaaagaaaaaaagaaaaatctcaatGAGTAATGTACACCTACTTATGCATCTTTTGTTTACCTAGAATTCCAAATGTAAATGCCCAAGGATGGTGACTGTCTGCTACTGTAGCCATAATCTCTCTAGATCTGTAAACCCTAACTAAGAAAACTCAAACtgataatctctctctctctctctctctctctctctctctctctcacaacgGAAATTAAGAGGGTGATATTTATATAAGtagtgaaaaattttatttttta contains the following coding sequences:
- the LOC137734410 gene encoding bidirectional sugar transporter SWEET15-like: MLWFYYALVKTNAMMLITINSFGSFVEIIYIVMFVVYAPKEARKLTVKLFGIMNVGLFTMILVVSHFLVGSAYRVPILGWINVAISTGVLFAPLSIVAQVIRTRSVEFMPFGLSFFLTLSAVMWFAYGLLLKDICVVIPNVLGFVLGLLQILLYGIYRNREQVIIDDHEKKLPAATHENVKNIVIIATLATSDVHPVDDQPNNRYNTDVNNNAAIRDAKEHEQTDDHRHVENASVELQLRLNQSIRFYQNFRMS